In one window of Epinephelus fuscoguttatus linkage group LG20, E.fuscoguttatus.final_Chr_v1 DNA:
- the zgc:56095 gene encoding ferritin, lower subunit-like produces MQSVVKQNLHSETEGDVNKLINLKLNASYTFLALGMYFDRDDIALPKFSTFFLERSVKEREQAEKLLEYQNMRGGRILLQTIAKPSREDWRGGLDAMSFSLDYQKSLNTCILDVHRRAGVHSDPHMCDFLEQHFLTDSHETIKKLGDYVGSLTRITASETHGPMGEYLFDKHTL; encoded by the exons ATGCAGTCTGTGGTGAAACAAAACCTCCACTCGGAGACTGAAGGAGACGTCAACAAACTCATCAACCTGAAGCTCAATGCATCCTACACTTTCCTTGCTTTG GGGATGTATTTTGACAGGGATGATATTGCCCTGCCAAAATTCTCCACTTTTTTCCTGGAGCGCTCGGTGAAAGAGAGGGAACAAGCTGAGAAGCTGCTGGAATATCAGAACATGAGAGGAGGTCGGATTTTGCTTCAGACCATTGCC AAACCAAGTAGAGAGGATTGGAGAGGTGGTTTGGATGCAATGTCCTTTTCCCTGGACTACCAGAAGTCCTTGAACACATGTATCCTCGATGTGCACCGCAGAGCTGGTGTCCACTCCGACCCTCAT ATGTGTGACTTCCTGGAGCAGCACTTCCTTACCGACAGCCATGAGACCATCAAGAAGCTGGGTGATTACGTTGGCAGTCTGACCCGCATCACTGCGTCCGAGACACACGGCCCAATGGGAGAATACCTCTTTGACAAGCACACTCTGTAA
- the syt5b gene encoding synaptotagmin Vb isoform X1, giving the protein MLSNCTAAHGHRDYTAHSQSCVKSHYRSQHDREYEKPNSNCTDSAVLTADMRLASVGVGVRARRAAEPSEPESEEATEPAHHEHSHAEHHEHSHTEHHPGHDYNHMKEKFMNELGHLPIPVWAVAAIVVVVLVLVACFIFCLFKKCFAKKKKPKKVRERKAGRRKKEKEGEGEAGEKEGEVKKEGEEEEKEQEKLGKLEFSLDYNFTDAQLIVGILQAQDLAAMDMGGTSDPYVKVFLLPDKKKKYETKVQRKNLCPVFNETFIFKIPYAELGGKTLVLQVFDFDRFSKHDMIGEIKIPMNSVDLGQPMQQWRDLESGEKEEQEKLGDICISLRYVPTAGKLTVNIMEAKNLKKMDVGGLSDPYVKIVLQQNGKRIKKKKTTVKKNTLNPYFNESFSFDVPFEQIQKVQVVITVFDYDKLGSNDPIGKTFMGYGATGVGLRHWSDMLANPRRPVAQWHTLLPEEEVDAAVKAKPR; this is encoded by the exons ATGCTCTCCAACTGTACTGCAGCGCATGGACATAGGGATTACACAGCGCACAGTCAAAGTTGTGTTAAATCTCACTATAGGAGCCAACATGACAGAGAATATGAAAAACCTAACAGTAACTGCACTGATTCTGCTGTTTTGACAGCTGACATGAGGTTGGCCAGTGTCGGGGTCGGGGTCCGGGCCCGGAGGGCTGCAGAGCCGTCTGAACCGGAGTCGGAGGAAGCAACAGAGCCGGCTCACCACGAGCACTCCCATGCAGAACACCATGAGCACTCGCATACAGAACATCACCCCGGCCACGACTACAACCACATGAAGGAGAAGTTCATGAATGAACTCGGCCATCTGCCAA tCCCCGTGTGGGCGGTAGCAGCCATCGTTGTGGTGGTCCTTGTTTTGGTGGCGTGCTTCATCTTCTGCCTTTTCAAGAAATGCTTTGcgaaaaagaaaaagccaaaGAAAGTGAGGGAGAGGAAAGCAGGTCGCCgcaaaaaggaaaaggaaggtGAAGGAGAGGCGGGAGAGAAg GAGGGGGAGGTGAAgaaggaaggagaagaagaggagaaggaacAGGAAAAGTTGGGTAAGCTGGAGTTCTCGTTGGACTACAACTTCACAGATGCCCAG CTCATAGTGGGTATCCTTCAGGCTCAGGACCTCGCAGCTATGGACATGGGGGGAACCTCAGACCCCTATGTCAAAGTCTTTTTGTTGCCagacaaaaagaagaagtaCGAGACCAAAGTTCAGCGCAAGAACTTATGCCCCGTTTTCAACGAGACTTTCATCTTCAAG ATCCCGTATGCAGAGTTGGGCGGAAAGACTTTGGTGCTGCAAGTTTTTGACTTTGACCGTTTCTCCAAGCACGATATGATCGGCGAGATAAAGATCCCCATGAACAGCGTTGATTTGGGACAGCCAATGCAACAATGGAGAGACTTGGAGAGTGGTGAGAAGGAGGAG CAAGAAAAACTGGGTGATATTTGCATTTCTTTACGATATGTACCAACTGCTGGAAAACTGACTGTGAACATCATGGAGGCAAAGAACCTGAAGAAAATGGATGTTGGTGGTTTATCAG ATCCGTATGTGAAGATTGttctgcagcaaaatgggaagcggattaaaaagaaaaagacgacAGTCAAGAAAAACACGCTCAATCCTTACTTTAATGAGAGTTTCAGCTTTGACGTCCCCTTTGAGCAGATACAG AAAGTGCAAGTCGTCATCACGGTGTTTGACTACGACAAACTTGGAAGCAATGACCCCATTGGAAAAACCTTCATGGGTTATGGAGCTACGGGAGTCGGCCTGCGCCACTGGTCAGATATGCTTGCTAACCCTAGGCGTccagttgctcagtggcacactCTTCTGCCAGAAGAAGAAGTCGACGCGGCAGTCAAAGCAAAACCTCGTTAA
- the syt5b gene encoding synaptotagmin Vb isoform X2, with product MRLASVGVGVRARRAAEPSEPESEEATEPAHHEHSHAEHHEHSHTEHHPGHDYNHMKEKFMNELGHLPIPVWAVAAIVVVVLVLVACFIFCLFKKCFAKKKKPKKVRERKAGRRKKEKEGEGEAGEKEGEVKKEGEEEEKEQEKLGKLEFSLDYNFTDAQLIVGILQAQDLAAMDMGGTSDPYVKVFLLPDKKKKYETKVQRKNLCPVFNETFIFKIPYAELGGKTLVLQVFDFDRFSKHDMIGEIKIPMNSVDLGQPMQQWRDLESGEKEEQEKLGDICISLRYVPTAGKLTVNIMEAKNLKKMDVGGLSDPYVKIVLQQNGKRIKKKKTTVKKNTLNPYFNESFSFDVPFEQIQKVQVVITVFDYDKLGSNDPIGKTFMGYGATGVGLRHWSDMLANPRRPVAQWHTLLPEEEVDAAVKAKPR from the exons ATGAGGTTGGCCAGTGTCGGGGTCGGGGTCCGGGCCCGGAGGGCTGCAGAGCCGTCTGAACCGGAGTCGGAGGAAGCAACAGAGCCGGCTCACCACGAGCACTCCCATGCAGAACACCATGAGCACTCGCATACAGAACATCACCCCGGCCACGACTACAACCACATGAAGGAGAAGTTCATGAATGAACTCGGCCATCTGCCAA tCCCCGTGTGGGCGGTAGCAGCCATCGTTGTGGTGGTCCTTGTTTTGGTGGCGTGCTTCATCTTCTGCCTTTTCAAGAAATGCTTTGcgaaaaagaaaaagccaaaGAAAGTGAGGGAGAGGAAAGCAGGTCGCCgcaaaaaggaaaaggaaggtGAAGGAGAGGCGGGAGAGAAg GAGGGGGAGGTGAAgaaggaaggagaagaagaggagaaggaacAGGAAAAGTTGGGTAAGCTGGAGTTCTCGTTGGACTACAACTTCACAGATGCCCAG CTCATAGTGGGTATCCTTCAGGCTCAGGACCTCGCAGCTATGGACATGGGGGGAACCTCAGACCCCTATGTCAAAGTCTTTTTGTTGCCagacaaaaagaagaagtaCGAGACCAAAGTTCAGCGCAAGAACTTATGCCCCGTTTTCAACGAGACTTTCATCTTCAAG ATCCCGTATGCAGAGTTGGGCGGAAAGACTTTGGTGCTGCAAGTTTTTGACTTTGACCGTTTCTCCAAGCACGATATGATCGGCGAGATAAAGATCCCCATGAACAGCGTTGATTTGGGACAGCCAATGCAACAATGGAGAGACTTGGAGAGTGGTGAGAAGGAGGAG CAAGAAAAACTGGGTGATATTTGCATTTCTTTACGATATGTACCAACTGCTGGAAAACTGACTGTGAACATCATGGAGGCAAAGAACCTGAAGAAAATGGATGTTGGTGGTTTATCAG ATCCGTATGTGAAGATTGttctgcagcaaaatgggaagcggattaaaaagaaaaagacgacAGTCAAGAAAAACACGCTCAATCCTTACTTTAATGAGAGTTTCAGCTTTGACGTCCCCTTTGAGCAGATACAG AAAGTGCAAGTCGTCATCACGGTGTTTGACTACGACAAACTTGGAAGCAATGACCCCATTGGAAAAACCTTCATGGGTTATGGAGCTACGGGAGTCGGCCTGCGCCACTGGTCAGATATGCTTGCTAACCCTAGGCGTccagttgctcagtggcacactCTTCTGCCAGAAGAAGAAGTCGACGCGGCAGTCAAAGCAAAACCTCGTTAA